The following nucleotide sequence is from Flavobacteriales bacterium.
AAATGCAAAAGAAATGAGTATTTTTGTTTTTTCCGAAAAATCCGGGTGGAGCCATTGAAGACAGAGGCGGCAGGTCCCAGCATACAGATGAAAAAAAAGAACGAGTCAAAAAAACTGACAGAAGCCATCGTACATGGCATGCTGGAACGAAAGGCAAAGGATATTGTACTTCTGGACATGACCGGAATAGAAAATGCCTTTTGTGAATATTTCGTGATTTGCCACGGTGATTCCAACACCCAGGTAGATGCCATCGCTGATTCCGTTGTGGAAGAGGTGCGAAAAGCTGTAGGTGAAAAACCCTGGAGCAAGGAAGGCTATGAAAATGCCGAATGGATCTTGCTGGACTACGGAAATGTTGTGGCACATATATTCCAACCGACCCAAAGGGAGTTTTATCGAATCGAGGAACTTTGGGCCGATGCACGCAGAGAAGATATCCGCGAAGAAGCTGTCGGAAAAAAATCGGTTAAATCTAACGCTTAAACGTCTATTAAACTTAATG
It contains:
- the rsfS gene encoding ribosome silencing factor, translated to MKKKNESKKLTEAIVHGMLERKAKDIVLLDMTGIENAFCEYFVICHGDSNTQVDAIADSVVEEVRKAVGEKPWSKEGYENAEWILLDYGNVVAHIFQPTQREFYRIEELWADARREDIREEAVGKKSVKSNA